The following are encoded together in the Campylobacter concisus genome:
- a CDS encoding flagellin modification protein A, with product MLTDKVIVVTGGAGRIGSAFIRAIASQNGVGVIAEVDTKRANLLKDEIKTSNKDAKIEVLQIDIGDVNSVNEAINFLYSKYGHIDALVNNAYPKNKNYGKKFFEIDMNDFNAFLNLHLGGYFNISQNFIKFFLEQGYGNIINISSIQGIGAPAFETYEGTNMHSPVEYTVVKHGLLGMTKYMAKMFKKDNIRVNAISPGGILDGQPEPFLSQYKKRCGMKGMLNANDICGALIYLLSDVSKYVNGQNIVVDDGFSL from the coding sequence ATGCTAACAGATAAAGTCATAGTAGTAACGGGAGGGGCTGGTAGGATAGGAAGTGCTTTCATAAGAGCCATCGCTAGTCAAAACGGAGTTGGAGTAATAGCAGAAGTCGACACAAAAAGAGCAAATTTACTAAAAGATGAGATAAAAACCTCAAACAAAGATGCGAAAATCGAAGTTTTACAAATTGACATCGGTGACGTAAATTCTGTTAATGAAGCCATAAATTTCTTATACTCAAAATATGGCCACATAGATGCACTGGTAAATAACGCCTATCCAAAAAACAAAAATTACGGTAAGAAATTTTTTGAGATAGATATGAATGATTTCAATGCCTTTTTAAATTTACACCTTGGCGGATACTTTAATATCTCACAAAATTTTATAAAATTCTTTTTAGAGCAAGGTTACGGCAATATCATAAATATCTCATCTATACAAGGTATTGGAGCTCCTGCCTTTGAGACCTACGAGGGAACAAATATGCACTCTCCAGTCGAATACACAGTAGTAAAACATGGTCTTCTTGGCATGACAAAATACATGGCAAAGATGTTTAAAAAAGACAATATCCGCGTAAACGCTATAAGTCCTGGAGGAATTTTAGATGGGCAGCCTGAGCCATTTTTAAGCCAGTATAAAAAAAGATGTGGCATGAAAGGAATGCTCAATGCAAATGATATTTGCGGTGCTTTAATCTATTTACTAAGCGATGTATCAAAATATGTAAATGGACAAAATATTGTAGTTGACGATGGATTTAGTTTATAA
- a CDS encoding flagellar modification protein B, with the protein MSNVLCTICARGGSKGVKGKNVRELCGKPLIAYTIEQARESNLFEHIVISTDSDLIAETAVKYGAEVFFKRDAAMASDTAGKFDVIKDAFLKSEQHYAQKFDYEIDLDATAPLRDVSDIINAYKQFLSDENDNLITAMPSRRSPYFNLVEIYPDGHVGLAKTLSKAIVRRQDAPKTYDMNASIYIWKREALLNNDTLFLPRTGLYVMSEDRSIDIDCELDFKFVEFLMKEKNANR; encoded by the coding sequence ATGAGTAATGTTTTATGTACAATATGTGCAAGAGGTGGTAGCAAGGGTGTAAAAGGGAAAAATGTACGTGAGCTTTGTGGAAAACCACTTATCGCTTACACCATAGAGCAGGCTAGAGAGTCAAATTTATTTGAGCATATAGTAATTAGTACTGATAGCGATTTAATCGCAGAAACGGCAGTAAAATACGGTGCAGAAGTATTTTTTAAAAGAGATGCTGCTATGGCCAGCGACACAGCTGGAAAATTTGATGTGATAAAAGATGCTTTTTTAAAAAGCGAACAACATTACGCACAAAAATTTGATTACGAGATCGATCTTGATGCAACGGCTCCACTTCGTGATGTAAGCGATATCATAAACGCTTACAAGCAGTTTTTAAGCGATGAAAATGATAATCTAATAACCGCAATGCCAAGCAGAAGAAGCCCATACTTTAACTTGGTTGAAATTTATCCTGACGGACATGTGGGGCTTGCAAAAACTTTATCAAAAGCCATTGTAAGACGACAAGATGCCCCAAAGACTTATGATATGAACGCTTCTATCTATATCTGGAAACGTGAAGCCTTACTAAATAACGATACATTGTTTTTGCCAAGAACTGGGCTTTATGTGATGAGCGAAGACAGATCAATCGATATAGATTGTGAACTGGATTTTAAATTTGTAGAGTTTTTAATGAAGGAAAAAAATGCTAACAGATAA
- a CDS encoding oxidoreductase, protein MKLKILIISYGSIGKRHCEVLEALPQIDEICLVTSQNVANKICYKSLEEVSNLDKFDYFVIATPTFLHLQNLKFLDEKVKDKIILCEKPLFEKFYDFTPKNNKIFVGYVLRYHPLLQKLKELLKSEKIFYINASCGQYLPSWRNGDYTKCYSASKEKGGGVLLDLSHELDYTMWLCGKFKSIKSFQDKISNLQITSDDLCLIFGKTNNNVVANISIDYLSHITHRNVRVECEGSTYELDFIKGTLIKQDINRQIFNMPNLAKNEMFLAMHKDVLGEQRYVCGFSEGQDTMDIIDQIQRQNNE, encoded by the coding sequence ATGAAGTTAAAAATTTTAATTATAAGTTATGGCTCAATAGGTAAAAGGCATTGCGAAGTATTAGAAGCATTACCACAGATAGATGAGATCTGCCTCGTTACTAGCCAAAATGTAGCCAATAAAATTTGTTACAAAAGTTTAGAAGAAGTCTCAAATTTAGACAAGTTTGACTACTTTGTCATAGCAACTCCTACATTTTTACATCTGCAAAATTTAAAATTTCTAGACGAGAAAGTAAAAGATAAAATAATACTTTGCGAAAAGCCTTTGTTTGAGAAATTTTACGATTTTACACCAAAAAATAACAAAATTTTTGTAGGCTACGTGCTTAGATATCATCCACTTTTACAAAAACTAAAAGAGCTTTTGAAGAGTGAAAAAATTTTTTACATAAACGCTAGTTGTGGACAGTATCTACCAAGCTGGAGAAATGGAGACTATACAAAATGTTATAGTGCTAGCAAAGAAAAAGGCGGTGGGGTTTTGCTAGATCTTAGTCATGAGTTAGACTATACCATGTGGCTGTGTGGCAAATTTAAGAGTATAAAAAGCTTTCAAGATAAAATCTCAAATTTACAGATAACAAGCGATGATTTATGCTTGATCTTTGGTAAAACAAATAATAATGTAGTAGCCAATATAAGCATTGACTATCTGAGCCACATTACACATAGAAACGTGCGAGTGGAGTGCGAAGGCTCAACTTATGAGCTTGATTTCATAAAAGGTACTCTCATAAAACAAGATATCAATAGGCAAATTTTTAATATGCCAAATTTGGCAAAAAATGAGATGTTTTTAGCTATGCATAAAGATGTCTTGGGTGAACAAAGATACGTTTGTGGCTTTAGCGAAGGACAAGATACTATGGACATAATAGATCAAATTCAAAGGCAAAATAATGAGTAA
- a CDS encoding N-acetyl sugar amidotransferase encodes MKYCTRCVMPDTRPGIAFNKDGVCTACQSYENRKKIDYKKRWYEFEELCNKYRGMNGLNGYDCMIAVSGGKDSHFQTYIMKEKMKMNPLLVSVEDNFPMTKAGMHNIKNISEVFGCDILSIKPNIQAQKKIGRYTFEKYGKPTYFIDRYIYTYPLHMAVKFNTPLLVYGENVSYEYGGVNCIETYSAKEQVNNGVGSGISRNELLEIGVDEKNLNFFDPPQKEDLDKLDPIYLSYFLEWNSFNNYEIAKKYGFHDLTHEWRRTHHIEQFDQVDSAAYLVHSWMKYPKFGHASATDYAARMIRYGMLARDDAIKLVKKHDHDLDPRCVREFCQFFGYSEKEFWKIMDSHYNKNIFEEVNEGVWKLKN; translated from the coding sequence ATGAAATATTGCACAAGATGCGTAATGCCTGATACAAGACCTGGTATTGCTTTTAATAAAGATGGTGTTTGTACAGCTTGTCAATCTTACGAAAATAGAAAAAAAATAGACTATAAAAAAAGATGGTATGAATTTGAAGAACTTTGTAATAAATATAGAGGTATGAATGGTTTAAATGGCTATGATTGTATGATAGCTGTTTCGGGTGGAAAAGATAGCCATTTTCAAACATATATTATGAAAGAGAAAATGAAGATGAATCCACTTCTAGTTTCAGTGGAAGATAATTTTCCTATGACAAAAGCTGGAATGCATAATATAAAAAATATATCTGAGGTTTTTGGATGTGATATACTATCTATAAAGCCTAATATACAAGCTCAAAAAAAAATAGGTAGGTACACATTTGAAAAATACGGCAAACCAACGTATTTTATAGATAGATACATTTATACATATCCTTTACATATGGCAGTTAAATTTAATACACCATTGCTAGTTTACGGCGAGAATGTATCTTATGAATACGGCGGAGTAAATTGTATCGAAACGTATTCTGCTAAGGAACAAGTAAATAATGGTGTGGGAAGTGGAATATCTCGTAATGAACTTTTAGAAATAGGCGTAGACGAAAAAAACTTAAATTTCTTTGATCCACCACAAAAAGAGGATTTAGACAAGCTGGATCCAATTTACTTAAGTTATTTTTTAGAGTGGAATAGTTTCAATAATTATGAAATTGCTAAAAAATATGGTTTTCATGATTTAACTCATGAGTGGAGAAGAACTCATCACATTGAGCAATTTGATCAAGTAGATTCAGCGGCTTACTTGGTTCATTCCTGGATGAAATATCCAAAATTCGGACATGCTAGTGCTACTGATTATGCTGCAAGAATGATAAGATATGGGATGCTTGCCAGAGATGATGCTATAAAACTCGTAAAAAAGCATGATCACGATCTGGATCCAAGATGTGTAAGAGAATTTTGCCAGTTTTTTGGGTACAGTGAAAAAGAATTTTGGAAAATTATGGATAGTCATTATAATAAAAATATTTTTGAAGAAGTAAATGAAGGTGTGTGGAAATTGAAAAATTAA
- a CDS encoding alcohol dehydrogenase — translation MKNIENIKLKQNATIKEALGIIDSGAMQIALVVDDNDKLLGTLTDGDIRRGILRGLDLDSSIETIIYKEPAVAKISNTKEEILKIALSKKLHQIPIVDDNGIVLDLKEIEELVEPKIKTNRAILMVGGLGTRLRPLTQDTPKPMLKVGNKPILQTIVEKFAEYGFVNITMCVNFNAGIIKDYFGDGKEFGVNIDYILEQKRMGTAGALSLLKERPNEPFFVMNGDLLTNVNFEHIFNYHTLNKATATMCVREYDYEVPYGVVKMNDNKIVEISEKPVQKFFVSAGIYMLSPEILDLIPKNEFYDMPTLFEKLIKLSKNIISFPIREYWLDIGRIEEYQRANEEYGIFFK, via the coding sequence ATGAAGAATATAGAAAACATAAAGCTAAAACAAAATGCCACTATAAAGGAAGCCTTGGGGATTATAGATAGCGGAGCTATGCAGATAGCTTTAGTTGTTGATGATAATGATAAACTTCTTGGAACACTGACTGACGGCGATATAAGAAGAGGTATATTAAGAGGGCTAGACCTTGACAGCTCTATAGAGACGATCATTTATAAAGAGCCGGCTGTTGCAAAAATTTCTAACACAAAAGAGGAAATTTTAAAGATAGCATTATCCAAAAAACTTCACCAGATACCAATAGTAGATGATAACGGAATAGTATTAGACTTAAAAGAGATAGAAGAGCTTGTTGAACCAAAGATCAAGACGAATAGAGCCATTCTAATGGTGGGAGGTCTTGGCACTAGGCTTAGACCACTTACTCAAGATACTCCAAAGCCAATGTTAAAGGTCGGAAACAAGCCGATACTTCAAACGATAGTTGAGAAATTTGCAGAGTATGGCTTTGTAAATATTACGATGTGCGTAAATTTTAATGCAGGCATCATCAAGGACTATTTTGGTGACGGCAAAGAATTTGGAGTAAACATCGACTACATTTTAGAGCAAAAAAGAATGGGTACAGCAGGTGCTTTAAGCCTACTTAAAGAGCGACCAAACGAACCATTTTTTGTAATGAATGGCGATCTTCTTACAAATGTAAATTTCGAGCATATTTTCAACTATCACACACTAAATAAAGCGACAGCTACAATGTGTGTAAGAGAGTATGACTACGAAGTGCCTTATGGCGTTGTAAAAATGAATGACAACAAGATAGTAGAGATCTCAGAAAAACCGGTGCAGAAATTTTTCGTAAGCGCTGGAATATATATGCTTTCACCTGAAATTTTAGATCTAATACCAAAAAATGAGTTTTATGATATGCCTACGCTGTTTGAAAAGCTAATAAAATTAAGTAAAAATATTATATCATTTCCGATAAGAGAATATTGGCTTGATATTGGACGTATTGAAGAATACCAAAGGGCAAATGAAGAATATGGTATATTCTTCAAATAA
- a CDS encoding UDP-N-acetyl glucosamine 2-epimerase, whose protein sequence is MRKICVVTSTRAEYGQLYWLLKEIEADSELELQIIATGMHLSPEFGLTYKEIEKEFKIDKKIEILGSSHSKLDICTEMAKVYEKFAPAFSELKPDILVLLGDRYEIFGVAGVASIMQIPIAHIHGGETTQGAFDEAFRHSITKMSHIHFAATREYENRIIQLGEEPSRVFDVGGPGIENIKKLNLLNKDEFEKSINFKLTKKNILITFHPVTLENSSAKEQFGELLKAIDELEDTNFIFTKANSDIDGDVINKMIDEYISKKSQKAVAFTSLGQLRYLSAIKFVDIVLGNSSSGLSEVPSFKKVTINIGDRQKGRTKASSVIDTSPVKEEILAAIKKAYSKEFEQILKNTINPYDGGNSSKKMLKILKEVNLDGILKKKFYDVKI, encoded by the coding sequence ATGAGAAAAATTTGTGTAGTAACAAGCACTAGAGCCGAATACGGTCAACTTTACTGGCTATTAAAGGAGATTGAGGCGGATAGTGAGCTTGAGCTTCAAATAATTGCCACAGGCATGCACCTAAGTCCTGAGTTTGGACTTACATACAAAGAGATTGAAAAAGAATTTAAGATAGATAAAAAGATAGAAATTTTAGGCTCTTCACACTCAAAACTTGATATATGTACCGAGATGGCAAAGGTTTATGAGAAATTTGCCCCAGCTTTTAGCGAACTTAAGCCAGATATATTGGTACTTCTTGGCGATAGATACGAGATATTTGGTGTAGCTGGCGTGGCTAGTATCATGCAGATACCAATAGCGCACATACATGGCGGAGAAACCACCCAAGGGGCATTTGACGAGGCTTTTAGGCACAGCATAACAAAGATGAGCCATATTCATTTTGCAGCTACAAGAGAGTATGAAAACCGCATAATCCAGCTAGGAGAAGAGCCTAGCAGAGTCTTTGATGTCGGTGGGCCTGGCATTGAAAACATAAAAAAACTAAATTTACTAAACAAAGATGAGTTTGAAAAGTCTATAAATTTTAAGCTTACTAAAAAAAATATACTAATCACTTTTCATCCGGTAACGCTTGAAAATAGTAGTGCAAAAGAGCAATTTGGCGAGCTTTTAAAAGCAATAGATGAGTTAGAGGATACAAATTTTATCTTTACGAAGGCAAATAGCGACATAGATGGTGATGTGATAAATAAAATGATAGATGAGTATATTAGTAAAAAATCACAAAAAGCTGTGGCGTTTACTTCACTTGGGCAGCTAAGATATCTAAGTGCGATAAAATTTGTTGATATAGTCCTAGGGAATAGCTCGAGTGGCCTTTCAGAAGTCCCAAGCTTTAAAAAGGTAACCATAAACATAGGTGACAGACAAAAAGGACGCACTAAGGCTAGTAGTGTAATAGATACAAGCCCTGTAAAAGAGGAAATTTTAGCCGCTATAAAAAAAGCATATTCAAAAGAATTTGAGCAAATTTTAAAAAATACGATCAATCCATATGATGGCGGTAATTCAAGCAAAAAAATGCTAAAAATTTTAAAAGAAGTCAATCTAGATGGTATTTTGAAAAAGAAATTTTATGATGTAAAGATATAA
- a CDS encoding N-acetylneuraminate synthase: MNKIFIIAEAGVNHNGNMELAKKLIDAAVEAKVDAIKFQTFKTELCISKNAKKAEYQVENTGNSKESQFEMVKKLELTSQNHCELISYCKEKNITFLSTPFDSDSIKLLHKLGLSTFKIPSGEITNLPYLRQIGGLNKKIILSTGMANLGEVEAAIEILVKNGTKRENISLLHANTQYPTPMEDVNLKAMITLKNAFGLEVGYSDHTLGIEVDIAAVAMGAKIIEKHFTLDKSMPGPDHKASLEPDELVAMVRAIRNIELALGDGLKHFSKSESENIKIARKSIVAKCNIKKGEIFSEQNICVKRPGDGINPMRWDEVIGQISQKDYKQDDLI, from the coding sequence ATGAATAAAATATTCATTATAGCTGAAGCCGGAGTTAATCATAACGGGAATATGGAGCTAGCCAAAAAACTAATAGATGCAGCAGTGGAAGCAAAAGTAGATGCAATAAAATTTCAAACATTTAAAACAGAACTTTGTATATCCAAAAATGCAAAAAAAGCTGAATATCAGGTGGAAAATACTGGAAATTCTAAAGAAAGTCAATTTGAGATGGTAAAAAAATTGGAATTAACTAGTCAAAATCATTGCGAATTAATATCTTACTGCAAAGAAAAAAATATCACGTTTCTCTCAACCCCTTTTGATAGCGACAGTATAAAGCTTCTTCATAAGCTTGGGCTTAGTACATTTAAAATCCCAAGTGGCGAGATAACAAATTTACCTTATCTTAGGCAGATAGGTGGCTTAAATAAAAAGATCATTCTCTCAACTGGTATGGCAAATTTAGGCGAGGTGGAAGCCGCGATAGAAATACTTGTAAAAAACGGCACGAAACGTGAAAACATAAGCCTTCTTCATGCAAATACGCAATATCCAACACCGATGGAGGATGTAAATTTAAAAGCGATGATAACTCTAAAAAATGCCTTTGGTCTTGAGGTCGGATATAGCGATCATACGCTTGGCATTGAGGTCGATATCGCAGCGGTTGCCATGGGTGCAAAGATCATAGAAAAGCACTTTACTCTTGATAAAAGTATGCCCGGACCTGACCACAAGGCTAGCCTTGAGCCAGATGAGCTAGTGGCGATGGTTAGAGCTATTAGAAATATAGAACTAGCGCTTGGAGACGGACTAAAGCACTTTAGTAAAAGCGAGAGCGAAAATATCAAAATAGCTAGAAAGTCGATCGTAGCAAAGTGCAATATAAAAAAAGGCGAAATTTTTAGCGAACAAAATATCTGTGTAAAACGCCCAGGAGATGGCATAAATCCTATGAGATGGGACGAAGTAATTGGACAAATTTCACAAAAAGATTACAAGCAAGATGATCTGATATGA
- a CDS encoding ATP-dependent carboxylate-amine ligase, giving the protein MYVIGITGTGSLVGQAIIKSIKKSSFKNELLIGMDYFSDTIGSFWVDKNYVLPDILNKSIKEKDWIENIINIINVEKINILFIGVDFELRLFAKYKLYIEHNTSCIVVVSDEKTIQIADDKYETYKFLKENGLYYPKTYLKEDIKIAINNKDVTFPLIIKPRNGYRSINVFIVSNLKELNDKLEIIPNPIIQEYIGSKDTEYTCGVIVLDNKVKESISLRRDLRDGNTINTYFNINYPKIIKKYIENISSKLNQFGVCNFQLRLDSDGLPKLFEINARHSGTTYIRALYGFNEVEYILEYLLKNREISFKLQEGVVKRYFDEMLVEGSSI; this is encoded by the coding sequence ATGTATGTTATAGGAATTACTGGAACGGGCTCTTTAGTTGGACAAGCTATTATCAAATCAATAAAAAAATCATCATTTAAGAACGAGCTACTTATTGGCATGGATTATTTTTCAGATACAATAGGCTCTTTTTGGGTTGATAAAAATTATGTTTTACCAGACATACTGAATAAAAGTATCAAAGAAAAAGATTGGATAGAAAATATAATCAATATTATTAATGTAGAAAAAATAAATATTTTATTTATTGGTGTTGATTTTGAGTTAAGGTTATTTGCAAAATATAAATTATATATTGAGCATAATACTTCTTGTATAGTTGTTGTAAGTGATGAAAAAACTATACAAATAGCAGATGATAAATATGAAACATATAAATTTTTAAAAGAAAATGGATTGTATTATCCTAAAACTTATTTGAAGGAAGATATTAAAATAGCTATCAATAATAAAGATGTGACGTTCCCTTTGATTATAAAACCAAGAAACGGTTACAGGAGTATAAATGTTTTTATTGTTTCAAATCTAAAAGAACTAAATGACAAATTAGAAATAATTCCAAATCCAATTATTCAAGAATATATAGGTTCAAAAGATACAGAATATACATGTGGTGTTATTGTCTTGGATAATAAAGTAAAAGAAAGTATATCACTAAGAAGAGACTTAAGAGATGGAAATACAATAAATACATATTTTAATATTAACTATCCTAAAATCATTAAAAAATACATAGAGAACATTTCAAGTAAATTAAACCAGTTTGGAGTTTGTAATTTTCAGTTAAGATTAGACTCTGATGGTTTGCCAAAATTGTTTGAAATTAACGCTAGACATTCTGGTACAACATACATTAGAGCATTATATGGTTTTAATGAAGTAGAATATATTTTAGAATATTTATTAAAAAATAGGGAAATATCTTTTAAGTTGCAAGAAGGAGTTGTAAAGAGATACTTTGATGAAATGCTAGTTGAAGGTAGTAGTATATGA
- a CDS encoding aminotransferase DegT translates to MKKCDFDEVLKFIKSTFGKDKVPLHEPKFIGNEKKYLLECIDSSFVSSVGKFVDEFESKLAQMVGAKFAVATTNGTSALHICLKLAGVEQNDEVITQSVTFIATCNAISYLFAKPVFVDVDLDTLGMSPASLSAFLEKNCELKGGKCVNKTSGRIVRACVPMHTFGLPCKIEEIVEICKRWNIALVEDCAESLGSYYKGTHTGNFGKLAAMSFNGNKIVTSGGGGAIITNDEEIAKHAKFITTTAKVPHPFEYRHSEIGYNYRLPNLNAALLVAQLENLELFLKSKRELAMIYKEYFSKFDDVKFIDEPADARSNFWLNAVLFESREKRDEFLKFSNENGVFTRPIWQLMNELDMFKDCQKDELKNAKFLSDRIVNIPSSARV, encoded by the coding sequence ATGAAAAAATGTGATTTTGACGAGGTTTTGAAATTTATAAAAAGCACTTTTGGCAAGGACAAAGTCCCGCTTCACGAGCCTAAATTTATAGGCAATGAGAAAAAATATCTACTTGAGTGCATCGACTCTAGCTTTGTCTCAAGTGTCGGCAAATTTGTCGATGAGTTTGAGAGCAAGCTAGCTCAAATGGTCGGTGCTAAATTTGCAGTTGCCACGACAAATGGCACCTCTGCGCTTCACATCTGCCTAAAACTAGCTGGCGTAGAGCAAAATGACGAAGTGATCACTCAGTCAGTTACTTTTATAGCCACTTGCAACGCCATTAGCTACCTTTTTGCAAAGCCAGTTTTCGTAGACGTTGATCTTGACACGCTCGGTATGTCGCCAGCGTCGCTTAGTGCGTTTTTGGAGAAAAACTGCGAGCTAAAAGGCGGCAAATGTGTCAATAAAACTAGTGGCAGGATAGTGCGTGCTTGCGTGCCTATGCACACTTTTGGACTGCCTTGCAAGATAGAAGAGATAGTTGAAATTTGTAAGCGTTGGAACATCGCTTTAGTAGAAGACTGTGCCGAGAGCCTTGGTAGCTACTACAAAGGCACTCATACGGGAAATTTTGGCAAGCTTGCAGCGATGAGCTTTAATGGCAATAAGATCGTCACAAGCGGAGGTGGCGGAGCTATCATCACAAACGATGAGGAGATAGCAAAGCACGCCAAATTTATCACTACAACGGCTAAGGTGCCACACCCCTTTGAGTATCGTCATAGCGAGATCGGATACAACTACCGCTTGCCAAATTTAAATGCAGCTCTGCTTGTGGCGCAGCTTGAAAATTTGGAGCTATTTTTAAAGAGCAAACGCGAGCTTGCGATGATCTATAAAGAGTATTTTTCTAAATTTGATGATGTGAAATTTATAGATGAGCCAGCGGATGCTAGGTCAAATTTTTGGCTAAATGCGGTGCTTTTTGAAAGCCGTGAAAAGCGAGATGAGTTCTTGAAATTTAGCAATGAAAATGGCGTTTTCACGCGTCCTATCTGGCAGCTCATGAATGAGCTTGATATGTTTAAGGACTGCCAAAAAGATGAGCTAAAAAATGCTAAATTTCTAAGTGATAGGATAGTAAATATCCCAAGTAGCGCGAGAGTGTAA
- a CDS encoding UDP-N-acetylglucosamine 4,6-dehydratase: MNNILRLIGRTKNLFEDDINTLDKDLKEIVSSSSFLVIGGAGSIGSAVTKEIFIREPKKLYVVDISENNLVELVRDIRSEFGYISGDFKTFAIDVASAEFDALLAQSGGFDYVLNLSALKHVRSEKDPFTLMRMLETNIFNTDKTLAQASDMKSKKYFCVSTDKAANPVNLMGASKRIMEMFAFRHSLEIDVSMARFANVAFSDGSLLFGFQKRIEKAQPIVAPNDVRRYFLTPKESGELCLLSTIFGENRDIFFPKLDENLDLITFSEIAKRYLANLGYEPFLCENEEEARKLAKVLPKDGFYPCLFAPSDTTGEKDYEEFFVDGERLDMQRLQNIGIVKNDANFDSKKLEIFKNNILNLKLSLTWSKEDVLREVFELIPNFMHKETGKYLDEKM, from the coding sequence ATGAACAATATCTTAAGACTAATAGGACGCACGAAAAATCTCTTTGAGGATGACATAAATACACTTGATAAAGACCTAAAAGAGATAGTTTCAAGCTCAAGCTTTTTAGTTATCGGTGGGGCAGGATCTATAGGCTCTGCCGTAACAAAAGAGATCTTTATAAGAGAACCCAAAAAACTATACGTCGTTGATATCTCTGAAAACAACCTTGTCGAGCTAGTGCGTGACATAAGAAGTGAGTTTGGATATATAAGTGGCGACTTTAAAACTTTTGCCATAGATGTTGCAAGCGCTGAGTTTGATGCACTTTTAGCGCAAAGTGGTGGATTTGACTACGTTTTAAATTTATCAGCGCTAAAGCACGTTAGAAGCGAAAAAGATCCATTTACACTCATGAGAATGCTTGAAACAAACATCTTTAACACTGATAAAACGCTGGCTCAAGCTTCGGATATGAAGTCAAAAAAATATTTCTGCGTTAGCACCGACAAGGCCGCAAACCCTGTAAATTTAATGGGAGCTAGCAAGCGCATCATGGAGATGTTTGCATTTAGGCACTCTTTAGAGATCGATGTCTCGATGGCTAGGTTTGCAAACGTAGCATTTAGTGACGGCTCACTTCTTTTTGGCTTTCAAAAACGCATAGAAAAGGCTCAACCCATAGTCGCTCCAAACGACGTCAGACGCTACTTTTTAACACCAAAAGAGAGCGGCGAGCTCTGCCTTTTAAGCACTATTTTTGGCGAAAATAGAGATATATTTTTCCCAAAATTAGATGAAAATTTAGACCTCATAACATTTAGTGAGATAGCCAAGCGATACTTAGCAAATTTAGGCTATGAGCCATTTTTGTGTGAAAATGAGGAGGAGGCTAGAAAGCTAGCCAAAGTGCTTCCAAAAGATGGCTTTTACCCTTGTCTTTTTGCGCCTAGCGACACGACTGGAGAGAAGGACTACGAGGAGTTTTTCGTTGATGGCGAGAGGCTTGATATGCAAAGGCTTCAAAATATCGGTATAGTTAAAAATGATGCAAATTTTGACAGCAAAAAGTTAGAAATTTTCAAAAATAATATCTTAAATTTAAAATTAAGCTTGACATGGAGCAAAGAGGACGTTTTGCGCGAAGTTTTCGAGCTTATACCAAATTTTATGCATAAAGAAACAGGAAAGTATCTCGATGAAAAAATGTGA
- a CDS encoding acylneuraminate cytidylyltransferase codes for MHSNFTAIIPVRSGSRRLKDKNISHFANSNLLEYKIDVLKANRYIDNIVVSSDSEIMLEMALKKKVKIHRRDLRYCDEKTEPFGAVVKHICESVEGDNIIWSPVTAPLITNETYNNSIEKYKKVVLGDKNYDSLVSVESFKRYLWNKNGPINYKLGLEHVPSQELEELYFISDGILIAPRIKMIEWSYFHGKNPYMFKLNRIESIDIDDGMDLELARFYYDRYMKY; via the coding sequence ATGCACAGTAATTTTACGGCAATTATTCCAGTTCGGTCTGGCAGTAGAAGGCTTAAGGATAAAAACATATCACATTTTGCAAATTCTAATTTATTAGAGTATAAAATCGATGTATTAAAAGCCAATAGATATATTGATAACATAGTGGTTTCTTCCGATTCTGAAATAATGTTAGAAATGGCCCTAAAAAAGAAGGTCAAAATTCATAGAAGAGACTTGAGATATTGCGATGAAAAGACTGAGCCATTTGGTGCAGTTGTAAAGCATATTTGTGAATCGGTGGAGGGAGACAACATTATATGGTCTCCAGTTACTGCACCATTAATAACAAACGAAACATATAATAATAGTATAGAAAAATATAAGAAAGTTGTTCTTGGTGATAAAAATTATGATTCATTAGTTTCTGTAGAATCCTTTAAAAGATATTTATGGAATAAAAATGGTCCCATTAATTATAAGTTGGGATTAGAGCATGTACCTAGCCAAGAACTTGAAGAGTTGTATTTTATTAGCGATGGTATACTAATAGCACCTAGAATTAAAATGATAGAGTGGTCATATTTTCATGGTAAAAATCCATATATGTTTAAGCTAAATAGAATTGAAAGCATAGATATTGACGATGGAATGGATCTAGAATTAGCTAGATTTTATTATGATAGATATATGAAATATTAA